In Nitrosospira briensis C-128, a genomic segment contains:
- the secD gene encoding protein translocase subunit SecD codes for MNRYPSWKYLIIAVSILLGLVYTLPNFYGESPAVQISPLRTAPKADTVLLQRIEDALKKANLPVDGMFLEAGGVKVRFADTDTQIKARDTLQSLLGNGYMVALNLLSNSPHWLTSIGALPMYLGLDLRGGVHFLLQVDMRGALSKALDRYSADIRGSLREKKISYAGLDKQGSQITVKFRNTESRAQGKAEINKTYADLDLREENVGAEFYLIANIKQEAQVRIQSSAVQQNITTLRNRVNELGVAEPIIQQAGVDRVVVQLPGVQDTAKAKDILGRTATLEVRMVDEGRDLEAALRGQVPFGSELYNERGGGPVLVKKQVVLTGDRITDAQPGFDNNSQPAVHIDLDSNGARIFKQLTHDNVGKRMAILLIEKNQAEVITAPVIREEIGGGRVQISGRMTTEEARDVALLLRAGALAAPMDIIEERTVGPSLGADNISRGFNSTLYGFLGIAVFMTVYYLVFGFISVTALGVNLLLLVGLLSILQATLTLPGMAAIALTLGMAIDANVLINERVRDELREGLSPQAAINAGYERAFGTILDSNITTLIAGIALFAFGSGPVKGFAVVLCLGIATSMFSAVMVSRGIVNLVYGSRRKLERISIGQIWKPTTDKR; via the coding sequence ATGAACCGCTACCCTTCCTGGAAATACCTGATTATCGCGGTTTCGATACTGCTTGGGCTGGTCTACACCCTGCCGAATTTTTACGGCGAATCGCCAGCGGTACAAATTTCACCGCTACGCACCGCGCCCAAGGCGGATACCGTACTACTGCAACGGATTGAAGATGCCCTGAAGAAAGCGAACCTTCCCGTGGATGGAATGTTTCTTGAGGCTGGCGGCGTCAAAGTGCGCTTCGCTGATACCGACACCCAGATCAAGGCCAGGGATACGCTCCAGTCTTTGCTGGGTAACGGTTACATGGTCGCGCTGAATCTGCTCTCCAATTCCCCTCACTGGTTGACGAGCATCGGCGCATTGCCGATGTATCTGGGGCTTGATTTGCGCGGCGGCGTGCATTTCCTGCTGCAGGTGGATATGAGAGGCGCACTTTCCAAGGCACTTGACCGCTATAGCGCGGACATACGCGGCAGCCTGCGGGAGAAAAAAATTTCCTATGCCGGACTTGACAAGCAGGGTTCCCAAATCACTGTCAAGTTCCGTAACACCGAATCGCGTGCTCAGGGAAAAGCGGAAATCAACAAAACCTACGCAGATCTGGATTTGCGCGAAGAGAATGTGGGCGCCGAGTTTTATTTGATAGCCAATATCAAGCAAGAAGCGCAGGTGCGTATCCAGAGTTCCGCTGTACAGCAAAACATCACGACCTTGCGCAATCGCGTCAACGAGCTTGGGGTGGCCGAACCCATCATTCAGCAGGCTGGTGTGGACCGCGTGGTTGTGCAATTGCCGGGCGTGCAGGATACCGCCAAAGCCAAGGATATTCTGGGACGTACCGCCACACTGGAGGTCCGCATGGTGGATGAGGGCCGCGACCTGGAGGCGGCACTTCGCGGGCAGGTTCCCTTCGGTTCCGAGCTTTACAACGAGCGCGGCGGCGGGCCGGTACTGGTTAAAAAGCAGGTGGTGCTGACGGGTGATCGCATCACTGACGCCCAGCCCGGCTTTGACAACAACAGTCAACCCGCCGTGCACATTGATCTCGACAGCAATGGGGCGCGTATATTCAAACAATTGACCCACGATAATGTCGGCAAGCGCATGGCCATTTTACTCATCGAGAAGAATCAGGCTGAAGTCATTACCGCGCCCGTGATACGCGAAGAAATCGGTGGTGGACGAGTGCAGATCAGCGGGCGCATGACCACGGAGGAGGCCAGGGATGTGGCGTTGTTGCTGCGTGCCGGTGCCCTGGCTGCACCGATGGATATCATCGAGGAACGAACGGTAGGCCCCAGCCTTGGCGCCGACAATATTTCGCGTGGGTTTAATTCAACCTTATACGGCTTTCTCGGGATTGCCGTCTTCATGACGGTTTATTACCTTGTGTTCGGCTTTATTTCGGTGACGGCGCTGGGCGTGAACCTGCTTCTGCTGGTAGGCCTCCTTTCGATCCTGCAGGCTACGCTGACGCTGCCGGGCATGGCGGCAATCGCGCTTACCCTTGGCATGGCAATCGATGCGAACGTGCTGATCAATGAACGTGTCCGCGATGAACTGAGGGAGGGTTTGTCGCCGCAAGCCGCAATCAATGCGGGATACGAGCGGGCGTTCGGCACTATTCTCGATTCCAATATTACGACCTTGATCGCGGGAATCGCACTGTTCGCATTTGGCTCGGGCCCTGTCAAGGGCTTTGCCGTGGTGCTGTGTTTAGGCATCGCCACTTCAATGTTCAGCGCAGTGATGGTATCGCGCGGGATAGTCAACCTGGTATATGGCAGCCGCCGCAAGCTGGAGCGGATCTCTATCGGCCAGATCTGGAAGCCGACTACCGATAAGCGCTAA
- the secF gene encoding protein translocase subunit SecF — translation MEFFRIKRDIPFMSWGKYTTTISLLTFVVAVFFLVTKGLNLGVDFTGGTVMEVTYTHPAETTRIRDTLVKMGMPDASVQNFGTARDVLIRLPAKPEMSSAKLSETVIAALRQDDEAAELRRVEFVGPQVGKELVENGALALLLVSLGIVAYLAVRFEWKFGVAGIIANLHDVVIILGFFAFFQWEFSLTVLAAILAILGYSVNESVVIFDRIRENFRKMRKATVNTVIDNAITRTMSRTIITHGSTQMVVISMFLFGGEPLHNFALALTIGILFGIYSSVLVASPILMLLGVSRKDIVRPEKKEEVQALP, via the coding sequence ATGGAATTTTTCAGAATCAAGCGCGACATTCCCTTCATGAGCTGGGGGAAATATACCACTACCATTTCGTTGCTTACTTTTGTCGTGGCGGTATTTTTTCTCGTCACCAAGGGGCTGAATCTGGGCGTGGATTTTACCGGTGGCACCGTGATGGAGGTGACCTATACCCATCCTGCTGAGACTACCAGGATACGGGATACGCTGGTCAAAATGGGAATGCCCGACGCCAGCGTGCAGAACTTCGGTACAGCGCGGGACGTATTGATACGCCTGCCGGCCAAGCCGGAGATGTCCAGCGCCAAGCTGTCCGAAACGGTGATAGCAGCGTTGCGTCAGGATGACGAGGCAGCGGAGCTGCGGCGTGTAGAGTTTGTGGGCCCGCAAGTGGGTAAGGAACTGGTGGAAAATGGTGCGCTGGCGTTGTTACTGGTTTCGCTCGGCATTGTCGCTTATCTGGCGGTGCGCTTTGAATGGAAGTTCGGGGTTGCCGGTATCATTGCGAACCTGCACGACGTGGTGATCATTCTCGGATTTTTCGCATTCTTCCAATGGGAATTCTCACTCACCGTATTGGCCGCTATCCTGGCCATTCTTGGCTATTCAGTCAATGAATCGGTGGTGATATTTGACCGTATACGGGAAAACTTCCGTAAAATGCGCAAGGCTACGGTGAACACAGTCATCGACAACGCGATCACCCGCACGATGTCGCGCACCATTATCACGCATGGCAGTACCCAGATGGTCGTGATCTCAATGTTCCTGTTTGGCGGCGAACCACTGCATAATTTTGCACTGGCGCTTACCATCGGCATTCTGTTCGGCATTTATTCCTCGGTATTGGTGGCAAGCCCTATCCTCATGTTGCTGGGGGTGTCGCGCAAGGATATTGTGAGACCTGAAAAGAAGGAAGAGGTGCAAGCGCTACCTTAA
- a CDS encoding DedA family protein, with protein sequence MEILAAFIDIILHLDKHLIWLVQNYGNWIYLILFLIIFCETGLVVTPFLPGDSLLFVAGAIAATGAMDVQWLAALLILAAFCGDNTNYWIGRYFGPRIFSRADSRLLNRAHLEKTNQFYMKHGGKTIIFARFLPIIRTFAPFVAGIGRMIYPRFMAYSAFGSVFWIGFFVFGGFYFGNVPIVKNNLTFFIFGIIIISVLPGIVQFVRSWLGNRGAEAPIKRLE encoded by the coding sequence TTGGAAATTCTTGCCGCCTTCATCGATATCATCCTGCACCTGGACAAGCATCTCATCTGGCTGGTTCAGAATTACGGCAACTGGATTTATCTTATTCTGTTCCTGATCATTTTCTGTGAAACAGGATTGGTCGTGACGCCCTTTCTGCCGGGTGATTCGCTGCTGTTTGTGGCGGGTGCGATTGCTGCAACCGGTGCAATGGACGTTCAATGGCTGGCCGCGCTTCTCATTCTTGCTGCATTTTGCGGCGATAATACCAATTATTGGATAGGGCGTTATTTCGGCCCCCGGATATTTTCCCGAGCAGACTCGCGCTTATTGAATCGCGCTCATCTGGAAAAAACCAATCAGTTCTATATGAAGCATGGCGGCAAAACCATCATTTTTGCGCGTTTTCTACCGATCATTCGCACTTTTGCACCTTTCGTGGCCGGTATCGGGCGCATGATATACCCACGTTTCATGGCCTACAGCGCGTTTGGTAGCGTCTTCTGGATCGGTTTTTTCGTATTCGGCGGATTTTACTTCGGTAACGTGCCAATCGTGAAAAACAACCTGACCTTTTTCATATTCGGCATCATCATTATTTCCGTTCTTCCAGGTATTGTTCAATTCGTGCGCAGTTGGCTTGGAAATCGCGGGGCAGAAGCGCCCATCAAGCGATTGGAGTAA
- the hemH gene encoding ferrochelatase: MAPEPAHQHGTPSQTGILLVNLGTPDAPTAQALRPYLKQFLSNPRVVEFPRWAWWPILNGFILNTRPKKSAEKYALIWMPEGSPLKVHTARQTGLLRDVLAKRADPAPMVEYAMSIGSPSIAEVLRGMRQNGCERILVLPLYPQYAASSTASAFDEVFAQLGKMRNTPALRTVKHYHDHPGYIAALAQNIRDYWTENGRPDKLVMSFHGVPRATLDKGDPYHCECRKTGRLLAEALELHADAYEICFQSRFGRAEWLRPYTATTLEQLGKQNTGRVDVVCPGFVSDCLETLEEIAIEGKAIFIQAGGHEYHYIPCLNERDDWICALGDIALANLQGWLGLENAKEENAEEKRAQSRQRALELGASD, from the coding sequence ATAGCGCCCGAACCTGCCCACCAGCACGGCACGCCGAGCCAGACAGGCATTTTACTAGTCAATCTCGGTACGCCTGACGCTCCCACCGCACAAGCCCTGCGGCCTTATCTCAAGCAGTTCCTGAGCAATCCACGCGTAGTGGAATTTCCGCGGTGGGCATGGTGGCCGATCCTGAACGGCTTCATACTGAACACGCGTCCGAAAAAATCGGCAGAGAAATATGCGCTGATCTGGATGCCGGAAGGTTCGCCGCTGAAAGTCCACACCGCTCGACAGACCGGCCTGCTGCGCGATGTGCTGGCCAAACGCGCCGATCCGGCACCGATGGTGGAATATGCGATGAGTATAGGCAGTCCTTCCATCGCCGAGGTGCTGCGGGGAATGAGGCAGAATGGTTGCGAGCGCATTCTGGTGCTGCCGCTCTACCCCCAGTATGCCGCAAGCAGCACGGCCTCCGCGTTCGACGAGGTATTTGCGCAACTGGGGAAGATGCGCAACACCCCCGCGCTGCGCACGGTGAAACATTATCATGATCATCCCGGCTATATTGCCGCTCTGGCACAGAATATACGCGATTACTGGACTGAAAACGGCCGCCCCGACAAGCTGGTAATGAGCTTTCACGGGGTACCGCGCGCAACGCTGGATAAAGGTGACCCCTACCATTGCGAGTGCCGGAAAACCGGGCGATTGCTGGCGGAGGCGCTCGAATTGCATGCAGACGCGTATGAGATTTGTTTTCAATCCCGCTTTGGCCGGGCTGAATGGCTAAGACCCTACACCGCGACTACACTGGAGCAACTCGGTAAGCAGAATACCGGGCGCGTGGATGTCGTCTGTCCCGGTTTTGTTTCCGATTGCCTCGAGACACTGGAAGAAATCGCCATAGAGGGGAAAGCCATTTTTATCCAGGCTGGTGGCCATGAATATCACTACATTCCCTGCCTGAATGAACGCGATGACTGGATATGCGCATTAGGCGACATCGCTCTCGCTAATCTGCAGGGTTGGCTAGGGCTGGAGAATGCAAAAGAAGAAAACGCGGAAGAGAAGCGGGCTCAGTCGCGGCAGCGCGCACTTGAACTGGGGGCGAGTGATTAA
- the hrcA gene encoding heat-inducible transcriptional repressor HrcA, producing MLNQRAKILLKTLVERYITEGQPVGSRSLSKFSGLDLSPATIRNVMADLEEMGFVASPHTSAGRIPTHQGYRFFVDTLLVVKPLELIEIHQLQDQLHPDNPSRLISAASQLLAELTRFAGVVVAPKRSTAIFRYIEFMTLSEKRILLIIVTPEGDVQNRVLFTDRTYSQAELTEAANFINQNYAGCAIDEIRTRLQSELKQLRHDTTQLMTAAIEAGGAAIKENSENVVVAGEHKLLDVYDLSSNTTSLKKLFDLFERKTALLQLLEFSRKAEGVQIFIGGESGGVTLDEFSMVTAPYEVDGKIVGTVAVIGPTRMAYERVIPIVDVTARLLSSALSQH from the coding sequence ATGCTAAATCAGCGCGCCAAAATCCTGCTAAAGACTCTGGTCGAACGGTATATCACCGAAGGTCAGCCGGTGGGTTCGCGCTCGCTCTCCAAATTCTCCGGTCTTGATCTTAGCCCCGCCACTATTCGAAATGTGATGGCGGACCTTGAAGAAATGGGTTTTGTCGCCAGTCCGCATACTTCCGCCGGCCGCATACCGACCCATCAAGGCTATCGTTTTTTTGTGGATACGCTGCTGGTGGTAAAGCCTCTGGAACTCATTGAAATCCACCAGCTTCAAGACCAGCTTCATCCGGACAATCCTTCACGATTGATTAGCGCGGCTTCACAATTGCTGGCGGAATTGACACGCTTCGCCGGCGTGGTGGTGGCTCCCAAGCGGAGTACCGCCATATTCCGCTATATCGAATTCATGACCTTGTCGGAAAAACGCATTCTGCTCATCATCGTGACACCGGAAGGGGATGTTCAGAACCGCGTGCTTTTTACGGACCGAACATACAGCCAGGCCGAATTGACGGAAGCGGCCAATTTCATTAATCAGAATTATGCGGGTTGCGCCATCGATGAAATCCGCACTCGCCTCCAGAGCGAACTGAAGCAATTGCGTCATGACACGACCCAACTCATGACTGCCGCTATTGAAGCGGGAGGGGCGGCAATCAAGGAGAACAGCGAAAACGTGGTCGTGGCAGGCGAACACAAGCTGCTCGATGTGTATGACTTGTCGAGTAATACAACCAGCCTGAAGAAGCTGTTTGATCTCTTCGAGCGGAAAACCGCGTTGTTGCAGTTGCTGGAATTTAGCCGCAAGGCGGAAGGTGTGCAGATCTTTATCGGCGGGGAGTCCGGTGGCGTGACTTTGGATGAGTTCAGCATGGTTACCGCACCGTATGAAGTGGACGGAAAAATCGTCGGCACCGTCGCCGTGATCGGACCCACGCGGATGGCTTATGAACGCGTCATTCCGATTGTGGATGTGACTGCCAGGCTGCTTTCCAGCGCGCTATCGCAACATTAG
- a CDS encoding NAD kinase, with protein MSSSFKTIALIGKHKNPDIVAPLLSLGRYMEKRNLEVLLDQATAAVVAEAKYPAVTMEEIGIRADLAIVLGGDGTMLNIARKLAPFNVPLVGINQGRLGFLTDLSIDSMLETLGSMLDGQYFKERRMLLFVEVVRDNVTAYSALALNDVAVNRGVGGNMIEFEVHINGEYVYSLRSDGLIVASPTGSTAYALSSGGPILHPSLDLIALVPVSPHTLSNRPIVVGPDAVVEILMHRTAVARVHSDSHSHYDLRQYDKVVVRRSPHTVTLLHASDHSYYRMLREKLGWSGIPRNQV; from the coding sequence ATGAGTTCTTCGTTTAAAACAATAGCTTTGATCGGCAAGCATAAAAATCCCGATATCGTGGCTCCACTGCTGAGCCTGGGAAGGTATATGGAGAAGCGCAATCTGGAAGTTCTGCTGGATCAAGCTACTGCTGCTGTCGTGGCAGAGGCAAAATACCCCGCCGTGACCATGGAGGAGATCGGTATACGTGCCGATTTAGCGATAGTCCTGGGCGGCGATGGCACGATGCTCAATATCGCACGAAAGCTTGCGCCCTTCAATGTTCCGTTGGTTGGCATCAACCAGGGCCGGCTCGGATTTCTTACCGATCTTTCGATCGACTCCATGCTCGAAACGCTGGGCTCGATGCTGGATGGCCAATATTTCAAAGAGCGGCGCATGCTGCTGTTCGTTGAGGTCGTCCGGGATAATGTTACGGCATATAGTGCTCTGGCATTAAATGATGTAGCGGTAAATCGCGGCGTTGGCGGTAACATGATCGAGTTCGAGGTGCATATCAATGGCGAATACGTATACTCCCTGCGTTCGGATGGTTTGATTGTCGCGAGTCCGACCGGTTCTACCGCGTACGCATTGTCATCGGGTGGCCCTATCCTTCACCCCAGCCTTGATTTGATTGCACTGGTTCCGGTCAGCCCGCATACGCTGAGCAACCGCCCGATCGTTGTCGGGCCGGACGCCGTCGTGGAAATCCTGATGCATCGTACCGCAGTCGCGCGTGTGCATTCCGATAGCCATTCCCATTACGATTTAAGGCAATATGACAAGGTTGTCGTGCGGCGCTCTCCCCATACCGTAACATTGCTGCACGCCTCGGATCACAGCTACTACCGCATGCTCCGCGAGAAGCTTGGCTGGAGCGGCATACCCAGAAACCAGGTATGA
- the recN gene encoding DNA repair protein RecN: MLKFLSIRNFVIVDCMELEFAPGFTVLTGETGAGKSILIDALSLVLGERSETSVVRNGCDRAEISAEFDIGGLPKLAEWLRENGFENQDDDRDVCLLRRLVDAGGRSRSFINGRAATLQQLHAVGENLVDIQGQHAHQSLLRKEAQRELLDAYSGNRQLAQSVAEAYRHWQGLHRLRVSREQNAAAFAQEREQLEWQAREISALNFSLDEWQALQAEHSRLSHAVALLEATQIGLETLSEGQTAALSQLNSVILRLSQVLECDSSLKVVLDLLEPAQIQLQEGVYELGRYQQRLDLDPQRLQDIEARLAAVHATARKYRVVPDQLQELLRTVTERLEELGHKEDGESLARQEATARDEYLKLAKELSVGRTGAAATLARQVTVAMQTLAMAGGEFSVTLTSLEQGSANGMEQIEFQVSAHQGLPLRPLAKVASGGELSRIGLAIHVITSKLGMTPTLIFDEVDAGIGGRVAEMVGGMLKKLGAERQVLCITHLAQVASAGDHQWQVTKSADPANPGNISSRIAVLERQERIEEIARMLGGAKITDTTRKHAAEMLLSAGAEDV, translated from the coding sequence ATGCTAAAGTTTCTGAGCATACGGAATTTTGTCATTGTTGACTGCATGGAACTGGAGTTTGCTCCCGGTTTTACTGTGCTTACCGGCGAAACCGGCGCCGGAAAATCCATTCTGATTGATGCGCTCTCGCTTGTACTGGGCGAACGCAGCGAAACGAGTGTCGTTCGTAATGGCTGCGACCGTGCTGAAATCAGCGCGGAGTTCGATATTGGCGGACTGCCGAAGCTCGCGGAATGGTTGCGCGAAAATGGATTCGAAAATCAGGATGACGACCGCGATGTATGCCTGTTGCGCCGGTTGGTGGATGCCGGCGGACGCTCCCGCAGTTTTATCAATGGTCGCGCTGCTACTTTGCAGCAATTGCACGCGGTTGGTGAAAACCTAGTGGATATTCAGGGGCAGCATGCACATCAGTCGTTGTTGCGCAAGGAAGCGCAACGCGAACTGCTCGACGCCTATTCAGGCAACCGACAATTGGCGCAATCTGTCGCAGAAGCGTATCGGCATTGGCAGGGACTTCATCGGCTGCGCGTGTCCCGGGAGCAAAACGCAGCCGCTTTCGCTCAGGAGCGCGAGCAACTGGAGTGGCAAGCAAGGGAGATCTCCGCGCTGAATTTTTCGCTTGATGAGTGGCAGGCGTTGCAAGCCGAGCACAGCCGACTCTCCCATGCGGTCGCTTTGCTTGAAGCGACGCAGATTGGACTTGAAACCCTGTCGGAAGGCCAAACCGCCGCGCTTTCGCAGCTAAATTCGGTCATTTTGCGTCTGAGCCAGGTACTTGAATGCGATAGCAGCCTCAAAGTGGTACTGGATTTGCTCGAGCCGGCGCAAATCCAGTTACAGGAAGGCGTGTATGAACTTGGGCGTTATCAACAGCGTCTTGATCTGGATCCCCAACGTCTACAGGATATAGAGGCCCGCCTAGCGGCGGTTCACGCTACGGCCAGAAAATACCGGGTTGTTCCCGATCAACTGCAGGAGCTGTTGAGGACGGTCACCGAGCGGCTGGAAGAACTGGGTCACAAAGAAGATGGTGAGTCGCTGGCGAGGCAAGAGGCGACAGCCAGAGATGAATATCTCAAGCTTGCAAAAGAATTGAGTGTCGGGCGGACAGGCGCAGCGGCCACGCTTGCCCGGCAGGTCACTGTCGCAATGCAAACCCTGGCGATGGCAGGGGGAGAGTTCTCGGTAACGCTGACCTCGCTCGAGCAAGGCAGTGCGAACGGCATGGAGCAAATCGAGTTCCAGGTTTCCGCCCATCAGGGCCTGCCGCTGCGACCATTGGCAAAGGTCGCGTCAGGCGGGGAGTTGTCGCGGATCGGCCTGGCGATACATGTCATCACGAGCAAGCTCGGCATGACGCCCACGCTCATATTCGATGAGGTAGACGCAGGTATTGGTGGTCGAGTCGCAGAAATGGTAGGGGGAATGCTGAAAAAACTCGGCGCGGAGCGTCAGGTGTTGTGCATAACCCATCTAGCCCAGGTTGCGTCGGCGGGAGACCATCAATGGCAGGTTACCAAATCAGCCGATCCCGCTAATCCAGGAAACATATCGAGCCGCATCGCTGTGCTTGAAAGGCAGGAGCGAATCGAGGAAATTGCGCGAATGCTGGGCGGTGCAAAAATAACTGACACCACCCGTAAGCATGCCGCCGAGATGTTGCTATCCGCCGGGGCAGAAGACGTTTGA
- the xth gene encoding exodeoxyribonuclease III: protein MKIATWNVNSLKVRLPQVLDWLAVYQPDVLCLQETKLQDENFPIEAIATAGYQTLYSGQKTYNGVALLSKQPGSEIITAIPGFDDPQKRVLSAVYGDVRIICIYVPNGENVESEKYQYKLRWLAALTDWIRDMLSQHPKLVLLGDFNIAPEAHDVHDPKLWEGQVLFSLPEREAFREVLNLGLMDSFRLFEQPEKSYTWWDYRMMAFRRNMGLRIDHILLSKDLAEVCTACVIDKATRKLERPSDHAPVMVELAACRT from the coding sequence ATGAAAATTGCCACATGGAACGTAAACTCTCTCAAGGTCCGCCTACCGCAGGTTCTCGACTGGCTGGCGGTGTATCAACCCGATGTGCTGTGCCTGCAAGAGACGAAGCTGCAAGACGAGAATTTCCCGATAGAAGCCATTGCGACGGCTGGTTACCAAACGCTTTATAGCGGCCAGAAAACCTATAATGGCGTCGCTTTGCTCAGCAAACAGCCGGGAAGCGAAATTATCACCGCCATACCCGGTTTTGATGATCCTCAAAAGCGCGTTCTGAGCGCAGTTTACGGCGATGTGCGGATAATCTGTATTTACGTTCCCAACGGTGAGAACGTCGAGTCCGAAAAATACCAATATAAGCTGAGGTGGCTCGCCGCCCTCACGGACTGGATTCGAGACATGTTAAGCCAGCATCCGAAACTGGTGTTGCTGGGCGATTTCAATATCGCACCGGAAGCGCACGACGTACACGACCCAAAGTTATGGGAAGGCCAGGTTCTGTTCAGCCTGCCGGAGCGTGAGGCATTTCGTGAAGTACTCAATCTGGGCCTCATGGACAGCTTCCGTCTATTCGAACAGCCGGAAAAATCCTACACCTGGTGGGACTATCGCATGATGGCCTTCCGCCGCAACATGGGTTTGCGGATAGACCACATTCTATTAAGTAAAGACCTTGCCGAAGTATGTACCGCGTGTGTTATCGACAAGGCAACACGCAAACTCGAACGGCCTTCCGATCATGCACCGGTAATGGTGGAACTAGCAGCCTGTCGGACTTAA